The following proteins are co-located in the Psychrobium sp. MM17-31 genome:
- the ygfZ gene encoding tRNA-modifying protein YgfZ, which produces MAQESLILAPLLFIIPAYKLTRLIPLFNSLSDFDFFPRLAIGVTKLDGPDARKFLQGQLTCELDNLTTEQSTLGAHCDAKGKMMASLRLLDNSEVVLALQAFENTQSHLPMLTKYAVFSKVDITDASDEYMVSGFAGKQALAWFNQQYGLALSQVNQAANVEIGSIVVINDSTPRVLVVSTQAQYQALEQALSSVEYKEQSPVLWTALDCRDGLGQIIPATQAEFVPQMQNLQMIDAISFKKGCYIGQETVARMHFRGLNKRGMFVLQSPSHIECKVGDNVEKQLGENWRNAGVVVSIAHVDGQTIACGVLPTDFDLAQQVRIKDNTQGTFAVTKPSYFVE; this is translated from the coding sequence ATGGCGCAAGAATCTTTGATTCTCGCGCCATTGTTATTTATTATCCCAGCATACAAACTTACTAGGCTGATTCCATTGTTTAATTCACTTTCTGATTTCGATTTTTTCCCTCGCTTAGCCATTGGTGTTACTAAGTTAGATGGCCCAGACGCACGCAAATTTCTACAAGGTCAATTGACTTGTGAATTAGATAATCTAACCACTGAACAAAGCACTCTTGGCGCACACTGTGATGCCAAAGGTAAGATGATGGCGAGTTTGCGTTTACTAGATAATTCAGAAGTAGTTTTAGCATTGCAAGCGTTTGAGAATACCCAGAGCCATTTACCAATGCTGACAAAATATGCGGTATTTTCGAAAGTCGATATCACCGATGCCAGTGATGAGTACATGGTGAGTGGCTTTGCAGGAAAACAGGCATTAGCGTGGTTCAACCAACAATACGGCCTAGCATTATCGCAGGTTAATCAAGCGGCGAATGTCGAGATTGGCAGCATTGTTGTCATAAATGACTCAACACCTCGTGTGCTAGTTGTTTCAACGCAAGCGCAGTATCAAGCATTAGAGCAAGCACTATCATCAGTAGAGTACAAAGAGCAATCACCAGTGCTTTGGACGGCGTTAGACTGTCGTGATGGCCTAGGGCAGATCATTCCAGCTACGCAAGCTGAGTTCGTACCGCAAATGCAAAATTTGCAGATGATCGATGCAATTAGTTTCAAAAAAGGCTGTTACATTGGCCAAGAAACCGTCGCTCGTATGCACTTTAGAGGACTCAATAAACGAGGAATGTTTGTTTTGCAATCGCCATCACACATTGAGTGTAAGGTCGGTGATAATGTTGAAAAACAACTCGGCGAAAACTGGCGTAATGCTGGTGTTGTTGTCAGCATAGCCCATGTCGATGGCCAAACCATCGCTTGTGGTGTTTTACCAACTGATTTTGATCTTGCACAACAAGTCAGAATCAAAGACAACACTCAAGGCACCTTTGCGGTAACCAAGCCAAGCTATTTCGTTGAATAG
- the serA gene encoding phosphoglycerate dehydrogenase, whose protein sequence is MAQFSLEKNKIKVLLLEGLHPSSLEVFEKAGYSNIECLKTSLPEDELIEKIKDVHFIGIRSRTNLTANVINAAQKLVGIGCFCIGTNQVDLNAAEQRGIPVFNAPFSNTRSVAELVLGEILLLLRGIPEKSAKAHRGEWQKSAVGSYEARGKQLGIVGYGHIGTQLGILAENLGMRVKFYDIEDKLPLGNASQIASLDELLATSDVVSLHVPETPQTKYMIKKAQFKAMKQGAIFINASRGTVVDIDDLAHALTSNKISGAAIDVFPVEPKSNNEEFVSPLRGIDNVILTPHVGGSTQEAQENIGFEVAGKLVKYSDNGSTLSAVNFPEVSLPAHDGVTRLLHIHKNQPGIMNQINMAFAQHNINITAQYLQTTADIGYVVMEVEAKDANIAFDELRKIDGTIRVRSLHSA, encoded by the coding sequence ATGGCTCAATTTTCACTCGAAAAAAACAAAATCAAAGTACTCTTATTAGAAGGCTTACACCCAAGCTCACTAGAAGTATTTGAAAAGGCTGGTTACAGCAACATCGAGTGCCTCAAAACGTCCTTACCTGAAGACGAGCTGATTGAGAAAATTAAAGATGTCCACTTTATTGGCATTCGCTCCCGCACCAACTTAACCGCTAACGTTATCAACGCTGCTCAAAAACTCGTTGGCATTGGTTGTTTCTGTATTGGGACCAACCAAGTTGATTTAAACGCTGCAGAGCAACGCGGTATTCCGGTATTTAATGCGCCGTTTTCAAATACCCGCTCTGTCGCTGAGCTAGTCCTTGGTGAAATTCTATTATTACTACGCGGCATTCCAGAGAAGAGCGCTAAAGCGCATCGCGGTGAATGGCAAAAGTCGGCTGTTGGCTCATACGAGGCCCGTGGTAAACAGCTTGGTATCGTCGGTTATGGCCACATCGGTACTCAGCTGGGTATCTTGGCGGAAAACTTAGGTATGCGCGTAAAATTTTACGACATCGAAGACAAACTGCCACTGGGTAATGCAAGCCAAATTGCTAGTTTAGATGAGCTTTTAGCAACATCTGATGTAGTTAGCCTGCATGTGCCAGAGACGCCACAAACCAAATACATGATCAAAAAAGCGCAGTTTAAAGCGATGAAACAAGGCGCCATCTTCATTAATGCGTCACGCGGTACTGTGGTAGACATTGACGATTTGGCACATGCCTTAACGTCGAATAAAATCAGCGGCGCTGCTATCGATGTATTCCCGGTTGAGCCTAAGTCAAACAACGAGGAATTCGTTTCACCACTGCGCGGCATCGACAATGTTATCCTGACACCCCACGTTGGTGGCAGCACGCAAGAAGCTCAAGAAAACATTGGCTTTGAAGTTGCCGGTAAACTCGTGAAATACTCTGACAATGGTTCAACCCTATCAGCAGTTAACTTCCCTGAGGTTTCACTGCCAGCGCATGATGGCGTAACGCGTTTATTACACATTCATAAAAACCAACCGGGCATTATGAATCAAATCAACATGGCTTTTGCTCAACACAACATCAATATTACCGCACAATACCTGCAAACAACTGCGGATATTGGTTATGTTGTAATGGAAGTTGAAGCTAAAGATGCCAACATCGCTTTTGATGAGCTACGTAAGATCGATGGCACCATTCGCGTGAGATCATTACATTCAGCTTAA
- the rpiA gene encoding ribose-5-phosphate isomerase RpiA, with protein MNQDEMKKAAGWAALEYIEKDTIVGVGTGSTVNHFIDALGSIKGDIEGAVSSSEESTRRLKEYGIPVFDLNTVDQLSVYVDGADEINQKMQMIKGGGAALTREKIIAAVADKFVCIADESKLVDELGQFPLPVEVVPMARSYVARQLVKLGGDPVYREGVVTDNGNIILDVYNFSQEDARELETQINAIVGVVTNGFFAHRAADELLLATPNGVKKVK; from the coding sequence ATGAATCAAGATGAAATGAAAAAAGCAGCTGGTTGGGCAGCTTTAGAATACATTGAAAAAGACACTATTGTTGGTGTTGGTACAGGCTCAACAGTCAATCATTTTATCGATGCACTTGGCTCGATCAAAGGTGATATCGAAGGCGCAGTTTCTAGCTCTGAAGAATCAACGCGCCGTTTAAAAGAATACGGCATTCCAGTATTTGATTTAAATACCGTAGACCAACTTAGCGTCTACGTTGATGGCGCTGATGAAATTAATCAAAAGATGCAGATGATCAAAGGCGGCGGTGCAGCACTTACCCGTGAGAAAATCATTGCAGCCGTTGCAGACAAATTTGTGTGTATTGCCGATGAGTCAAAGTTAGTCGATGAACTAGGTCAATTCCCATTGCCAGTTGAAGTTGTGCCTATGGCGCGCTCTTATGTTGCCCGTCAACTTGTAAAACTTGGCGGCGATCCTGTGTATCGCGAAGGCGTCGTCACTGACAACGGTAATATCATTTTAGACGTATATAACTTCTCACAAGAGGATGCCCGAGAGCTTGAAACCCAAATCAATGCCATTGTTGGTGTAGTAACTAACGGTTTCTTCGCCCATCGCGCTGCTGACGAATTATTACTCGCAACACCTAATGGCGTAAAAAAAGTAAAATAG
- the queG gene encoding tRNA epoxyqueuosine(34) reductase QueG, translated as MNSDAFYQQLAQDIKQWAVELGFADVGICDTDLAHHEAKFMQWLENGYHGEMDYMARHGLMRARPHELLPGTLRVISVRLDYLPPEALIVSTLKDSHNGYISRYATGRDYHKMMRNRLKKLQQKIETQVSDLVARPFVDSAPIMERQLAEKAGVGWVGKNSLILNEKAGSFFFLGELLVNIPLPVSEPVEEQCDKCVACITICPTQAIVEPYVVDGSRCISYLTIEKFGAIPEEFREAIGNRIYGCDDCQLICPWNKMAQASDEDDFKPRKDIHSPELLSLFAWTEDEFLKRLEGSPIRRIGHERWLRNIAIALGNAKYDAAIISALSDKKQHASDMVNEHIDWAIAKQQSKQPVVNRKTQRLLKAVERGMPAHC; from the coding sequence GTGAATAGTGACGCTTTTTATCAACAACTCGCACAAGACATTAAGCAATGGGCCGTTGAGCTCGGCTTTGCCGATGTCGGTATTTGCGATACTGATTTGGCTCATCACGAAGCCAAGTTTATGCAGTGGCTAGAAAACGGCTATCACGGCGAAATGGATTATATGGCCCGCCATGGATTGATGCGCGCCAGACCTCATGAATTACTCCCTGGTACTTTACGCGTTATCAGCGTGCGTTTGGATTATCTGCCACCAGAAGCGCTTATCGTTTCAACCTTAAAAGATTCCCACAACGGCTATATTAGTCGCTATGCCACGGGGCGCGATTATCACAAGATGATGCGCAACCGTCTTAAGAAGCTTCAGCAAAAAATTGAGACTCAAGTGAGCGATTTAGTTGCTCGTCCGTTCGTTGATTCTGCGCCGATCATGGAGCGTCAATTAGCTGAGAAAGCGGGCGTTGGCTGGGTTGGTAAGAATTCGTTAATTCTCAATGAAAAAGCAGGCTCATTTTTCTTTTTGGGGGAGCTGTTAGTAAACATCCCGCTGCCAGTCTCCGAGCCCGTTGAAGAGCAATGCGATAAATGCGTCGCCTGTATAACCATTTGCCCCACACAAGCCATTGTTGAGCCCTATGTGGTGGATGGTAGTCGTTGTATTTCATATTTAACGATTGAAAAATTTGGTGCGATCCCCGAAGAGTTTCGTGAAGCCATTGGCAATCGTATTTATGGCTGTGATGATTGTCAGTTAATTTGCCCGTGGAATAAGATGGCGCAGGCCAGTGATGAAGACGATTTTAAACCGCGCAAAGATATTCATTCGCCAGAATTATTGTCGTTGTTTGCGTGGACTGAGGATGAATTTTTAAAGCGCTTAGAAGGTTCGCCAATCCGCCGTATTGGCCATGAGCGCTGGCTGAGAAATATTGCAATTGCCTTAGGTAACGCAAAATATGATGCAGCAATCATTTCGGCGCTTAGTGATAAAAAGCAGCATGCAAGTGATATGGTGAACGAACATATCGATTGGGCAATTGCCAAGCAACAGAGTAAACAGCCAGTCGTGAATCGCAAAACACAGCGGTTATTAAAAGCGGTTGAGCGCGGTATGCCAGCCCATTGTTAA
- a CDS encoding lysophospholipid acyltransferase family protein, which produces MSYLLSCLYLIWVVLISIILFPIAVIIRLITTPFDRRLIVLNFFSHFWGSLYFWTNPFWSLEITGKQHLPKDKPVVFISNHLSTIDVLVASRLFTHFKWVSKIENFKIPFIGWTMYLNKYVAIKRGGLSSIKAMMKQSLKHLENGSPVFIFPEGSRAQDGHLKPFKTGAFKIAQDANVDIVPIVLTGTDKAVPKNSLHFKGHQHLKVEVLPPITLEQHQNLSLKELTALAQTKISAAQDSTENSIA; this is translated from the coding sequence GTGAGTTATTTGTTGTCTTGTCTGTATTTGATATGGGTCGTATTAATTTCTATTATTCTATTCCCTATCGCCGTCATTATTAGACTGATAACCACGCCGTTTGATCGCCGTCTCATTGTTCTTAACTTCTTTAGTCACTTTTGGGGATCCTTGTACTTCTGGACCAACCCATTCTGGTCACTGGAAATCACAGGTAAACAGCATTTACCCAAAGACAAACCTGTGGTGTTTATTTCTAACCACCTCTCTACTATCGACGTATTAGTGGCATCTCGTCTATTTACCCATTTTAAGTGGGTTTCGAAAATTGAGAACTTTAAAATTCCTTTTATCGGCTGGACTATGTATCTCAATAAATATGTCGCAATTAAACGCGGCGGTTTAAGCTCGATTAAAGCCATGATGAAGCAATCACTAAAGCATCTAGAAAATGGTAGTCCAGTATTTATCTTTCCGGAAGGCTCGCGTGCTCAAGACGGTCACTTAAAACCTTTTAAGACTGGCGCATTTAAAATCGCACAGGACGCTAACGTGGATATCGTGCCTATCGTATTAACAGGCACAGATAAGGCTGTGCCTAAAAACAGTTTGCACTTTAAAGGTCATCAACACTTAAAAGTTGAAGTGCTACCGCCAATTACCCTAGAGCAACACCAAAACTTATCCCTTAAAGAACTTACCGCGCTAGCACAAACGAAAATTAGCGCTGCTCAAGATTCAACAGAGAATTCAATCGCATAA
- a CDS encoding PGPGW domain-containing protein — translation MNSLRKTLITLVGGGLLAFGLIFILLPGTVLILPIALAILALEYDWARRWVKVAQKMLTKSAKKMDDFVAKCRRK, via the coding sequence ATGAATTCTTTACGTAAAACACTCATCACGCTAGTTGGCGGCGGCCTATTGGCGTTTGGCTTAATCTTCATTCTTCTGCCTGGCACCGTGTTGATCCTCCCCATTGCTTTAGCCATATTGGCCCTTGAATATGACTGGGCTCGTCGCTGGGTAAAAGTTGCCCAAAAAATGCTGACTAAAAGCGCCAAAAAAATGGACGATTTTGTGGCGAAATGCCGAAGAAAATAG
- a CDS encoding BMP family ABC transporter substrate-binding protein, whose protein sequence is MKEFILRIESVIHLVLLILCCGAVELADAKAPEKAKVTIGSAVVYDRSSKYDHSFNQAAYENGVLPLREQGYTIKEVEPANHVQTQLGVMKLARRGYNPIVGVGYAVSPAIERAAKAFPDTSFVIIDSVIHLPNVRSVTFQEEQGAYLAGVLAALKTKKNHIGFVGGMDIPLIRKFSCGYALGAKTIKPDIRITRHYVGSTSHAWDDPSKGIEIARHQYEQGADVIFAAAGGSGLGVYQAANDHNFYAIAVDSNQNHLYPGAVLSSMVKSVGKVVWQSIVDFNTGQWQAGHQQLGLAGDWVGLTRDKYNGDVFSLQLASAVNEHKRALLQQQDPRKTIVSLCAQEIN, encoded by the coding sequence GTGAAGGAATTTATTTTGCGAATTGAGTCTGTAATCCACTTAGTACTGCTGATACTTTGTTGCGGTGCAGTGGAGCTTGCTGATGCTAAAGCGCCTGAAAAGGCCAAAGTCACAATTGGCAGTGCGGTAGTTTACGATCGCTCCAGTAAATATGATCATTCGTTTAACCAAGCTGCCTATGAAAACGGTGTTTTACCTTTGCGGGAACAGGGCTACACCATCAAGGAAGTAGAACCTGCAAACCACGTACAAACCCAATTAGGTGTGATGAAACTTGCTAGGCGTGGTTACAACCCAATAGTCGGCGTGGGATATGCGGTTTCACCTGCCATCGAGCGTGCGGCAAAGGCTTTTCCCGATACGTCATTTGTAATTATCGATAGTGTAATTCATTTACCCAATGTCCGTTCAGTGACTTTTCAAGAAGAGCAAGGGGCATATTTGGCGGGAGTACTCGCTGCATTAAAGACGAAAAAAAATCACATAGGATTTGTCGGCGGTATGGATATTCCGCTGATCCGAAAGTTTAGTTGTGGTTATGCCCTCGGTGCTAAAACGATTAAACCTGATATTCGAATTACTCGCCATTATGTAGGTTCAACCTCTCACGCGTGGGATGATCCAAGTAAAGGCATTGAAATCGCGCGTCATCAATATGAACAAGGTGCTGATGTGATTTTTGCAGCCGCAGGTGGCTCGGGGCTAGGCGTGTATCAAGCGGCTAATGATCATAATTTTTATGCGATAGCTGTAGATTCAAACCAGAATCATTTATATCCGGGCGCAGTATTAAGTTCGATGGTTAAATCTGTTGGTAAAGTCGTGTGGCAAAGTATTGTCGATTTTAACACTGGCCAATGGCAAGCAGGCCATCAACAGCTAGGGTTGGCGGGCGATTGGGTTGGTTTGACGCGTGATAAATACAACGGTGATGTGTTTTCACTGCAGTTAGCAAGCGCTGTAAATGAGCACAAGCGTGCATTACTCCAGCAACAAGATCCCAGAAAAACCATAGTTTCTCTTTGCGCTCAGGAGATTAACTAA
- a CDS encoding copper chaperone PCu(A)C — protein sequence MLGFKKVAKLAALGINLVLLSSAANAHDHKTEHASEQVQHQLEFSNAWARALPPVVPNGAAYFTFTNHSKSAVVVTGVESDIAKHSMLHESYFDDGKVAMRHIDEIKVESHQSLIFKPGGYHVMLMGLKKPLAKGTEFSLTLTLKNGETLTTKVMVKDAPAMKGHAHH from the coding sequence ATGTTGGGATTTAAAAAGGTCGCCAAGTTAGCCGCACTTGGTATTAATTTGGTGCTATTGTCATCAGCTGCTAATGCTCACGACCACAAGACTGAACACGCCAGCGAGCAAGTACAACATCAACTTGAATTTAGTAATGCATGGGCACGAGCGCTACCGCCGGTTGTTCCTAATGGCGCTGCTTATTTTACTTTTACCAATCACAGCAAGTCGGCTGTCGTGGTGACTGGTGTCGAAAGTGATATTGCAAAACACAGCATGTTGCACGAAAGCTATTTCGATGACGGTAAGGTAGCAATGCGTCATATCGATGAAATAAAGGTTGAATCACATCAATCGCTTATTTTTAAGCCCGGTGGCTATCATGTGATGCTTATGGGATTAAAGAAACCGTTGGCAAAAGGGACTGAGTTTTCATTGACCCTAACATTGAAAAATGGCGAAACACTGACGACAAAAGTGATGGTTAAAGACGCACCTGCCATGAAGGGACATGCTCACCATTAA
- a CDS encoding GIY-YIG nuclease family protein has product MSTSDNWFVYLLRCNDQSLYCGVTTDLERRVKEHNESSKGAKYTRVRRPVSLAFSQTVMSRSEACQLEAKIKKLSKVNKERLVKGTYAIEFSVES; this is encoded by the coding sequence ATGTCGACGAGTGATAATTGGTTTGTTTATTTGCTGCGTTGTAATGATCAATCATTGTATTGTGGCGTCACCACGGATCTCGAGCGACGAGTTAAGGAACATAACGAGTCCTCTAAAGGAGCTAAATATACTAGAGTGCGCCGTCCCGTATCTCTCGCCTTTAGCCAAACAGTGATGAGTCGCAGTGAAGCTTGTCAGCTGGAAGCGAAAATTAAAAAGCTCTCTAAAGTCAACAAAGAGCGTTTGGTAAAAGGGACTTATGCGATTGAATTCTCTGTTGAATCTTGA